The genomic stretch CGATCCCGGCGCGTGGCGTCACCACGGTCGACGTCTCGACTCACGTACCTGCAGGGAGTCAGTACGCGGTCGCCGTCATTGCGCGCGACACGGAGGGTCGCGCGGGCCCGGTTGTGGCCGAGCTCCTCGAGTGGTGGCCGTCGGCGTCGGCAAGCACCGGCGCGGCCACCACACTCGGATCGACCCGCCTCGCGCGCCGGTGGGTCATCGCCCTGCCCGCGGCGAACGTCGACGGTGTCGTCACGGTGCTGAACCCGGGCTCGCAGCCGCTGACCGCCGCGCTCCTCGTGTTCGACGCGGGCGAGACGACCGGCCCGCCGAGCGAACCCGAGCGCGCAGTCGAGGCCGGCCGGTTCGCGGTGTTCGACCTGGCCGCGCTCGATGCCGGCGGGGATCATGTGCTCGTGGTCACGGCCGACCGCCCGGTCGCGGTCGGCATCACCTACACCGGACCCGCGGGAGCGTCGATCACCGCGGCGGTGCCGGACTACACGTACGGAACGCGCGGATGACCGGCCGGCTCGCGATCGGCGCCGCGATCCTCGTCGTCGTGCTCGGGGTCGCCTGGCTCATGCGAAGCCAGAAGCCGGAAGCGCCACCGCGCGATGTGTACCCGATCCCGCGCCAGCTCGACCGCGCCGACTTCCCGCGTCCGGACGCGCCGTGGCTCGTCGCGCTGTTCTCGTCGACCGTGTGCGATTCCTGTCGCGGTCTCCGGCCCAAGCTCGCAGCACTGGAGTCGAGCGCGGTCGCGACCT from Acidimicrobiia bacterium encodes the following:
- a CDS encoding thioredoxin domain-containing protein, with translation MTGRLAIGAAILVVVLGVAWLMRSQKPEAPPRDVYPIPRQLDRADFPRPDAPWLVALFSSTVCDSCRGLRPKLAALESSAVATCEVEASVRGDLHRRYEISAIPMTVVADATGVVQRAFVGAFTATDLWAAVADARIPGASPEPTIGTLE